In Sphingobacterium thalpophilum, a genomic segment contains:
- the folE gene encoding GTP cyclohydrolase I FolE, protein MNTLLKKDTASNPEDLGDQHMMTSMDTPLRPDAFDRTDEEKISKISQLFKDIMYELGLDLQDDSLSGTPHRVAKMYINELFYGLNPVNKPKLSTFENRYGYNKLLMEKDIRVNSACEHHFLPIVGRAHIGYIPKDRVIGLSKINRIVDYYAHRPQVQERLTLQIYNELRSTLATDDIIVMIDADHLCVSARGVKDTSSCTTTLEYSGIFLSESKRNEFFNLLK, encoded by the coding sequence ATGAACACATTATTAAAAAAAGATACAGCATCCAATCCGGAAGATTTAGGAGACCAACACATGATGACTTCAATGGATACTCCCCTGCGACCCGATGCATTTGATCGAACAGACGAAGAAAAAATCAGCAAGATATCTCAACTTTTTAAGGACATCATGTATGAACTTGGCCTCGACCTCCAAGATGACAGTCTGAGCGGAACGCCCCATCGTGTAGCAAAAATGTATATCAACGAATTGTTCTATGGCCTTAACCCGGTTAACAAGCCCAAGCTGTCCACCTTCGAAAATCGCTATGGCTACAATAAGCTATTGATGGAAAAAGACATACGGGTAAATTCAGCCTGTGAACATCATTTTTTACCAATCGTAGGGCGGGCACATATAGGCTATATCCCCAAAGACCGCGTAATAGGACTGTCAAAAATAAACCGTATTGTAGACTACTATGCGCATCGACCACAGGTGCAGGAACGCCTTACTTTACAGATTTACAATGAGCTCAGATCCACCTTAGCAACAGATGATATCATTGTTATGATTGATGCCGATCATCTCTGTGTCTCCGCCCGGGGTGTCAAAGACACCAGCAGCTGTACAACAACGCTGGAATACAGCGGTATATTCTTATCAGAAAGTAAACGAAACGAATTTTTCAATTTATTGAAATAA